ttaaaaacttttgaccaatttagtcattcatctttaaaaatacatgaattttgtctttttaaccaaattttgttaagtttgtttgacgtttcaagtgcatcttatgatagtatttgaattgtttacaccatttgacacattttcgctttaatgttaactcaaatattatcataaaatgtgtttaaaatgtcaaataaacttaacaaaatttggtaagaaggactaaatccacgcatttctaaatTGGTACAAAGTTTCAAAGATGagctaatttcaaaatttactaaaatttgagagactaaaaacatatttaaccctagtttccaaaaaacatatttaaccctagtTTTTTATGTActgttatcattattataagCAAAGGGTTTGAAGAATATAGACCTTACACATGTTGGGAGGGCACAAAGTGCATCCATGGGGAAGCTTGTTGAAGTCATGGTAAGGCAAAATTTGCAGTCTTCCATCTTCGTTAATATAACTTGGATTAGAGCTTATATCTGAGAAGCATTCCCTTATTTTTAAGTGTTCTAAAATTGTCTCGATGAAGAACGTGTTTGCATCACTCACAATCCTCAAATCACACCTGAAAATCACGTATGTTACCACACAATACAAATTACTTTCAAAAGTAAACaccataatattattactaCATTATAggaaaaccaaagaaaaaaatttaagaaaagtgATACATAACACACCCTAGAGCATGAGCTGCTTTAATGGCAGGGATTATTCTGGGGTGTATAGGAATCCTCTGAAGAACTTGCACAATGTCATCAATGGTTTTTCCATTGGAATGAAGCTCCATCATCATCTTATCCTGTTAAAGCCAAAACGAGGTGTGTGTAATTTTATAGGTTTAAAACATCTCTACTAATAAGAGAAAAATGTGTCTACAAGAGTGTGACAATGTGTCTGAGGATGTTTtttcttgaaaagaaaaaagaataaatagaaTACGAAACTATCGAATAATTgaatccatttttaataaaaatgaaatgaaaagcTTACCATGAGAGTGTTCCAAGGCATGGTAGGAAGGAGACGATTGAACAGAACACTGAAACCCAACTCATCAACAACCCAGTTATCACTGTCACAGTCGACAATGGTTTTGTCAAAgtcaaaaaccacaacaatttCAGCCATTGTAGTAACAAAATTAGTGTGCAAGACAAAATGGAAAAATCCCAGAAGAACAAATAGAATCAGATTCCTATTGGGTGTCTAAAACTTCTCTCAAAATCGTGTCTTGCTTCGATCCAATCTTGAAAATTAAAGGGTATTTATAGTGAACGTAAAGCCTAAGGAACCCAAAAAGGTACACATTTTCATGGAACATTTGCTGTTATTCCCGAAGTTCAATTACAGGCATTGGATGGGATGAAGATTTGATTGGTCAAACAATCGAAGGGCTAA
This region of Vigna unguiculata cultivar IT97K-499-35 chromosome 5, ASM411807v1, whole genome shotgun sequence genomic DNA includes:
- the LOC114185818 gene encoding inorganic pyrophosphatase 2-like; this encodes MAEIVVVFDFDKTIVDCDSDNWVVDELGFSVLFNRLLPTMPWNTLMDKMMMELHSNGKTIDDIVQVLQRIPIHPRIIPAIKAAHALGCDLRIVSDANTFFIETILEHLKIRECFSDISSNPSYINEDGRLQILPYHDFNKLPHGCTLCPPNMCKGKIIEKIQESLGEKKRLIYLGDGSGDYCPSLRLKEQDFVMPRKNFPVWELICKDPLLIKAEIHEWSNGEELERISLRLINKICSGESAEFISSNCKLHFMCVLGSD